A section of the Oncorhynchus gorbuscha isolate QuinsamMale2020 ecotype Even-year linkage group LG06, OgorEven_v1.0, whole genome shotgun sequence genome encodes:
- the LOC124037905 gene encoding mediator of RNA polymerase II transcription subunit 8: MQQREEKLLEASVESLISRVAHLKNALHSFIYKLENEYERLTWPSVLDNFALLSGQLNTINKLLRNEKTPSFRQQVIIPLLLSPDRDEELAKLTEQRVPVFSHEIVPDHLRTKPDPEVEEQEKQLSAEAARIGPEVAQKQIQTLNKLCSNLLEKLNNPRDDRDAESAAIRQNKPSFNTADTNALVAAVGFGKGLSKCRPPGPVAPGHPGQGPMMSGGPTLQQVTIGGGSGQQQGMGPGAPQQQGQAGKMPSNIKTNIKAASSMHPYNR, encoded by the exons ATGCAG CAACGGGAAGAAAAATTACTGGAAGCATCCGTGGAATCCCTTATTTCCCGCGTGGCTCATCTCAAAAACGCTCTTCACAGTTTCATCTACAAGTTGGAAAACGAGTATGAACGACTGACATG gccctcagtGTTGGACAACTTTGCCCTCCTGTCCGGTCAGTTGAATACCATCAATAAACTGTTGAGGAATGAGAAGACGCCATCTTTCCGTCAGCAGGTCATCATCCCCCTTCTGCTGTCTCCAGACAGGGATGAGGAACTAGCT AAACTGACAGAGCAGCGTGTGCCCGTGTTCAGCCATGAGATTGTGCCAGATCACCTGCGCACCAAGCCTGATCCtgaggtggaggagcaggagaaACAGCTGAGTGCAGAAGCTGCCCGGATAGGACCTGAAGTGGCACAG AAACAAATCCAGACACTGAATAAGCTATGCTCAAATCTACTGGAGAAACTGAACAATCCTCGCGATGACAGGGATGCAGAAAGTGCAG CTATACGGCAAAACAAACCATCATTCAACACCGCTGACACCAATGCACTGGTGGCAGCGGTGGGCTTTGGCAAGGGGCTTTCGAAGTGCAGGCCCCCTGGGCCCGTTGCCCCTGGTCACCCAGGACAAGGACCCATGATGAGTGGAGGTCCCACCTTACAGCAAGTTACCATTGGTGGGGGTTCAGGACAGCAGCAAGGCATGGGGCCTGGTGCTCCTCAGCAACAGGGACAGGCAG GGAAAATGCCAAGCAACATCAAGACAAACATCAAGGCTGCCTCCTCAATGCATCCTTACAACCGATAa